The following are encoded together in the Ktedonobacterales bacterium genome:
- a CDS encoding Rieske 2Fe-2S domain-containing protein: protein MMNETKQPPSRSSGEGNPPSDEQWREEFPYPWREDDLVTRRDTLRFLVGGSCALFLATGALAIVGHLPSEQQVQAVPIAKVGELAENEWRVFTFPDQYAQGILINLPGKGLVAYSDVCTHLSCAVLYQPGDRNLHCPCHDGLFDAATGEVLAGPPTRPLPLIQLAIHDGMIYAVKQVSR from the coding sequence ATGATGAATGAAACAAAACAGCCACCATCTCGTTCTTCGGGGGAAGGGAACCCGCCATCGGATGAGCAGTGGCGCGAGGAGTTCCCCTATCCCTGGCGAGAAGATGATCTCGTCACCCGGCGCGATACCTTGCGCTTTCTGGTCGGTGGCTCATGCGCGCTTTTCCTGGCAACTGGGGCGCTTGCTATAGTCGGCCATCTTCCCTCTGAGCAGCAGGTTCAGGCAGTTCCAATTGCAAAGGTGGGCGAACTGGCTGAGAACGAGTGGCGTGTGTTTACCTTCCCCGATCAGTATGCTCAGGGTATTCTTATTAACCTGCCTGGCAAGGGGCTGGTTGCCTATAGCGATGTCTGCACCCATCTTTCCTGTGCCGTGCTTTATCAACCAGGCGACCGCAATCTGCATTGTCCCTGCCATGATGGATTATTCGATGCTGCGACAGGTGAGGTGCTGGCCGGGCCGCCAACACGCCCGTTGCCGCTTATCCAGCTTGCGATCCACGACGGGATGATTTATGCCGTGAAGCAGGTGTCTCGATGA
- a CDS encoding HPP family protein has translation MGQEEGSQADPTGATPTPEPTRNTGPRYRIDREHPLGGEMSDVLRGLVQRARLSWLLAHYARTPVLALFSFINGCISIGIMAGLALVTGSPFVFPSLGPTAFLFFYTPTAPAASPRNTLFGHGIGVLAGYFSLLVTGLTTAGPALAVGVTGPRVAAAALSLGLTAGLMVLLHAPHPPAGATTLIISLGILTKPIQLVILMVAVILLILQALAINRLAGIPYPFWQPGKGDETPKGEHH, from the coding sequence GTGGGGCAAGAGGAAGGGTCACAGGCGGACCCTACCGGGGCAACGCCCACGCCAGAGCCAACCAGGAACACCGGTCCGCGCTACCGCATTGATCGTGAACACCCACTGGGCGGCGAGATGTCGGATGTGCTGCGCGGGCTAGTCCAGCGTGCGCGGCTGTCCTGGCTGCTGGCCCATTATGCTCGCACGCCGGTGCTGGCGTTGTTCAGCTTTATCAATGGCTGTATCAGCATCGGAATCATGGCTGGACTGGCGCTGGTGACTGGCAGCCCGTTCGTCTTTCCATCTCTGGGTCCAACTGCCTTCCTCTTCTTCTATACACCAACCGCACCTGCGGCATCCCCTCGTAATACCCTCTTCGGTCATGGCATTGGGGTGCTGGCTGGCTACTTCAGCCTGCTCGTGACTGGCTTGACAACGGCAGGACCGGCGCTGGCGGTGGGAGTGACAGGGCCGCGCGTGGCCGCTGCGGCTCTATCCTTGGGGCTGACCGCCGGATTGATGGTACTCCTGCACGCACCGCACCCGCCTGCTGGCGCGACGACTTTGATTATCTCGCTAGGTATTCTGACCAAGCCTATACAACTGGTTATCCTGATGGTAGCGGTGATCTTGCTGATCCTACAAGCGTTGGCTATTAATCGCCTGGCAGGTATTCCCTATCCATTCTGGCAGCCAGGAAAGGGCGACGAGACTCCAAAAGGGGAGCACCATTGA
- a CDS encoding YbhB/YbcL family Raf kinase inhibitor-like protein encodes MSYNPYENLPKVQSFSVTSNDVRDGEKLPLPQVSGIFGAGGEDITPHLSWRGFPEGTKSFVVTVYDPDAPTASGFWHWAVVDIPANVTELPRGAGDENGSGLPQGAFQLRNDAGLARYIGAAPPAGHGKHHYYFVVHAVDVESLGLGKDATSAFLGFNLFSHTLGRGMIVPWYES; translated from the coding sequence ATGAGTTACAACCCGTATGAAAATCTGCCGAAGGTTCAGTCGTTTTCCGTGACGAGCAACGATGTGCGAGACGGCGAGAAACTGCCTCTGCCGCAGGTCAGCGGTATCTTCGGCGCTGGCGGTGAGGATATTACACCCCATTTGTCCTGGCGTGGATTTCCAGAGGGCACAAAAAGTTTTGTCGTCACCGTCTACGACCCTGATGCGCCCACTGCGAGCGGCTTCTGGCACTGGGCCGTCGTGGACATTCCGGCAAATGTCACTGAACTTCCTCGTGGGGCTGGGGACGAGAACGGCTCAGGTCTTCCGCAGGGCGCATTTCAGCTCCGCAATGATGCTGGATTGGCTCGCTATATCGGCGCGGCGCCACCTGCTGGACATGGGAAACATCACTACTACTTCGTGGTCCATGCGGTTGACGTTGAGTCACTTGGTCTGGGGAAAGACGCAACGTCGGCATTTCTGGGCTTCAATTTGTTCAGCCACACGCTGGGCCGGGGTATGATTGTCCCCTGGTATGAATCATAA
- a CDS encoding TraR/DksA C4-type zinc finger protein, whose product MNEKLSPGILAELKERLGEQHKRLETEISTLRRAEGVGGKQTDDPSTEIKGDQGDASVEIEAWAIAHQQELNLRDQLGEVEHALSKFALGTYGRCEQCSQPIQLARLRAFPEARYDVVHQAEVEARVRGMQ is encoded by the coding sequence ATGAATGAGAAGCTATCACCCGGTATCCTGGCAGAACTGAAGGAGCGCCTGGGAGAGCAGCACAAACGCTTGGAGACCGAGATCAGCACGCTGCGTCGGGCAGAGGGTGTCGGAGGCAAGCAAACTGACGATCCCAGTACCGAAATCAAAGGCGATCAAGGAGATGCCAGCGTTGAGATAGAAGCCTGGGCTATCGCTCACCAGCAGGAACTGAATCTGCGCGATCAACTGGGCGAAGTTGAGCATGCCCTGAGCAAGTTTGCGCTGGGCACCTATGGTCGCTGTGAGCAATGTAGCCAACCGATCCAGCTTGCGCGGCTACGGGCGTTTCCTGAAGCTCGCTATGATGTGGTCCATCAGGCTGAGGTGGAGGCAAGGGTACGAGGCATGCAGTGA
- a CDS encoding MBL fold metallo-hydrolase, whose protein sequence is MERWICRTCGTQFSPSEQPPASCPICADERQYIGYQGQQWTTLARMRHNGFQNEFKEHEPGLIGIGTSPTFAIGERALLLQSDQGNVLWDCMSFIDDTTVAEIERLGGLTALAISHPHYYTTMVEWAERLNIPIYLHEADQEWVMFPSERIRFWTGETHVILDDLLLIRLGGHFPGGTVLYWKRGSGGKGALLSGDIIQVVADRQRVSFMYSYPNLIPLPASEVQRIKETIAPYQFERLYGAWFDRVVTHDAHEVVMRSADRYIRALGFAPQ, encoded by the coding sequence ATGGAACGATGGATTTGTCGAACATGCGGAACCCAGTTTTCGCCGAGCGAGCAACCGCCAGCATCTTGCCCCATTTGCGCTGATGAACGCCAATATATTGGCTATCAGGGACAGCAGTGGACGACGCTCGCCCGCATGCGCCATAACGGCTTTCAGAACGAATTTAAGGAACACGAGCCAGGACTGATCGGTATTGGAACCTCGCCCACCTTTGCCATCGGCGAGCGTGCCTTGCTGCTGCAAAGCGACCAGGGGAATGTATTATGGGATTGCATGAGCTTCATAGATGACACCACCGTTGCAGAGATCGAACGATTAGGTGGACTCACTGCTCTGGCTATCTCGCATCCCCATTACTACACGACGATGGTCGAATGGGCCGAACGGTTGAACATTCCCATCTATCTCCATGAAGCAGACCAGGAATGGGTGATGTTTCCAAGCGAGCGTATCCGATTCTGGACTGGCGAAACGCACGTCATATTGGATGACCTGCTCTTAATCCGACTGGGGGGACATTTTCCTGGGGGTACGGTTCTCTATTGGAAGCGCGGATCAGGCGGGAAAGGCGCACTCCTTTCAGGGGATATTATTCAAGTGGTTGCAGATCGTCAGAGGGTCAGTTTTATGTATAGCTATCCCAACCTGATCCCGCTTCCTGCCAGCGAAGTACAGCGCATCAAGGAGACGATTGCGCCCTACCAATTCGAACGCTTATATGGAGCCTGGTTCGACCGGGTCGTCACCCATGATGCCCATGAAGTTGTCATGCGCTCGGCTGATCGGTATATTCGCGCTCTCGGGTTCGCTCCGCAATAA
- a CDS encoding M20/M25/M40 family metallo-hydrolase, whose protein sequence is MAIPPVDLSKVFMHVDQHEESFLARLVDYLRRPSISAYGEGISEVAAYIANVMRQMGLSVQIMPTSGWPMVFGEYTARPGAPTVLLYGHYDVQPPDPLESWITPPFEPSMRAGRLYARGVGDNKGQHFAQLLALESLLACYGEIPCHVKVLLEGEEEVGSPHMPEFIREHRDALQADLVIVSDGPVHESGRSIISFGVRGVLDLELRARGANQDLHSGNWGGIVPNPLWTLVHLLATMKNARGEITIEGFYEQVLPQSALERAALEELPIDIEQVKQALDLQRLDEPQERGYFERLSAWPTLTINGIHGGYGGPGSKTVLPHEAVAKCDIRLVEAQTVDDILDKVKAHVQRHAPEVSVISHGGMDPSKTPLDSPFTDLLRRAITAAQGEEPLLAPAMGGSLPNYVFTKTLGIPAFGVPYANADEANHAPNENLEIARFFKGIKTGAAMLRYLGTLAS, encoded by the coding sequence ATGGCGATCCCACCAGTTGACTTGAGCAAGGTATTTATGCATGTTGACCAGCACGAGGAGAGCTTTCTAGCGCGTCTGGTAGATTATCTGCGTCGGCCAAGTATCAGCGCCTATGGCGAGGGCATAAGTGAGGTAGCGGCCTATATTGCGAACGTGATGCGCCAGATGGGCCTGAGCGTGCAGATCATGCCCACCTCTGGCTGGCCGATGGTCTTTGGTGAATATACAGCGCGACCCGGAGCGCCCACAGTTCTGCTCTACGGCCACTACGATGTGCAGCCGCCTGATCCCCTGGAGTCGTGGATCACGCCGCCCTTTGAGCCGAGCATGCGCGCCGGGCGACTCTACGCGCGTGGAGTCGGAGACAACAAGGGGCAGCACTTCGCGCAACTCCTGGCTCTGGAGTCATTGCTGGCCTGCTATGGCGAAATCCCATGCCATGTCAAAGTACTGCTGGAGGGTGAAGAGGAAGTAGGTAGTCCCCATATGCCGGAGTTTATTCGTGAGCACCGAGACGCATTGCAGGCGGATCTGGTCATTGTCAGCGATGGACCTGTACATGAGAGCGGGCGCTCCATCATCAGCTTTGGCGTCCGTGGCGTGCTTGATCTCGAACTGCGCGCACGGGGAGCCAACCAAGACCTCCATTCGGGCAATTGGGGCGGCATTGTACCCAATCCTCTCTGGACTCTAGTCCACTTGCTCGCCACGATGAAAAATGCACGCGGCGAGATTACCATCGAGGGCTTCTATGAGCAGGTACTCCCCCAGAGTGCCCTGGAACGCGCCGCACTGGAGGAGTTGCCCATTGATATTGAGCAGGTCAAACAAGCCCTTGACCTGCAACGGCTGGATGAGCCACAGGAGCGCGGCTACTTCGAGCGTCTTTCGGCGTGGCCGACTCTGACCATCAATGGTATACACGGTGGCTACGGCGGACCGGGTTCCAAGACTGTCCTGCCGCATGAGGCGGTCGCCAAGTGCGATATTCGTCTTGTCGAAGCGCAAACGGTGGATGACATCCTGGACAAAGTAAAAGCGCATGTCCAGCGCCATGCCCCCGAAGTCAGTGTTATCAGTCATGGAGGAATGGACCCCTCGAAGACGCCACTGGACTCGCCTTTCACCGACCTGCTGCGCCGGGCAATCACCGCAGCACAGGGAGAGGAGCCGCTGTTGGCGCCTGCTATGGGCGGCAGTTTGCCCAACTACGTCTTCACAAAAACGCTGGGCATTCCAGCGTTTGGTGTCCCCTATGCCAACGCTGACGAGGCCAACCATGCCCCTAACGAAAACCTGGAGATTGCTCGCTTCTTCAAGGGCATCAAAACCGGCGCAGCCATGTTGAGGTACCTGGGCACGCTCGCCAGTTAG
- a CDS encoding inorganic phosphate transporter: protein MSTPRQRGAIVTLGAAAVPTGRPLKWQTLIWSRQVWIGLLTAIVILIAAITSAPGRDFLLPTGISLMVALAYVNGANDVSKAIATLVGSGVTNYRRAILWGTLCTGLGSLFSALLASALIGTFTKGFLDTGVQQTELFALAVLLGAILWVFLATHTGLPVSTTHSITGSLVIVGTFAFGATHIQWSTLLQKVALPLLLSPFLSLVLSLLAYLPIRVTLRRTPQTVLNCLYWLSSGTASFARGLNDTPKIVALGVAFYLITNQSATYQAPFWLFALVSLGMVVGSFVGGGKVTETLAEKVTRMDHTEGFSANLTTAILVAGASNLGLPVSTTHVSSGAIIGIGVRKGASKINWKVVRDMALAWVVTLPGAGLLGLVCFVVLQVVHGW, encoded by the coding sequence TTGTCTACACCACGACAGCGGGGCGCCATCGTCACTTTGGGCGCGGCTGCTGTGCCAACAGGCAGGCCGTTGAAATGGCAGACGTTGATTTGGTCGCGCCAGGTCTGGATTGGCCTCCTTACAGCAATTGTTATTCTGATTGCCGCTATTACTTCGGCCCCCGGGCGAGATTTCCTTCTGCCAACAGGGATCAGCCTGATGGTGGCGCTGGCCTATGTCAATGGGGCCAACGATGTCTCCAAAGCCATCGCCACGCTCGTCGGTAGTGGCGTCACAAACTATCGTCGGGCTATTCTGTGGGGCACTCTCTGCACCGGCCTTGGCTCCCTCTTTTCGGCCTTGCTTGCCTCTGCCCTGATTGGAACCTTCACCAAGGGATTCCTTGACACGGGCGTCCAGCAAACCGAGTTGTTTGCGCTGGCCGTCCTGCTAGGCGCCATCCTCTGGGTCTTCCTTGCTACTCATACTGGTCTCCCAGTCTCCACGACCCACTCCATTACCGGGTCGTTAGTGATCGTGGGTACCTTTGCGTTTGGGGCCACACATATCCAGTGGAGTACACTGCTCCAGAAGGTTGCCCTGCCCTTGCTGCTCAGCCCCTTCTTGTCGCTCGTTCTATCCTTGCTTGCCTATCTGCCCATCCGAGTGACGCTGAGGCGCACGCCCCAAACCGTTTTGAACTGCTTGTACTGGCTCTCCAGCGGCACCGCCAGCTTCGCGCGTGGCTTGAACGACACGCCGAAAATCGTCGCGCTCGGTGTCGCCTTTTACCTCATCACGAACCAGAGCGCCACTTACCAGGCTCCCTTCTGGCTCTTTGCCCTGGTGTCGCTGGGGATGGTGGTAGGCAGCTTTGTTGGGGGAGGAAAAGTGACCGAGACACTGGCAGAGAAAGTGACCAGGATGGATCACACCGAAGGCTTCTCCGCCAACCTGACCACCGCCATCCTGGTGGCAGGAGCTTCGAACCTGGGGCTGCCAGTGTCTACCACGCACGTCAGTTCTGGCGCAATTATCGGCATTGGCGTGCGCAAAGGCGCCAGCAAGATTAACTGGAAAGTGGTGCGCGATATGGCGCTGGCCTGGGTTGTCACACTGCCCGGCGCGGGCCTGTTGGGTTTGGTGTGTTTTGTAGTGTTACAGGTGGTACATGGATGGTAA
- a CDS encoding sigma-70 family RNA polymerase sigma factor, with protein MNEHQWLAEQFEAERPHLRAVAYRMLGNLTEAEDAVQESWLHLSRSDTSGVENLGGWLTTVIARVCLDMLRARKARREEPLGEDVPEPIMSRQDGSDPEHETLLADSVGLALLVVLDTLAPAERLAFVLHDLFAVPFDEIAGIVGRSPTAARQLASRARRRMQGVETVQGADLTRQREVVHAFLAASRNGDFEALLAVLDPDVVLRSDRAAVSAGASREVRGASAVAQQFSGRARFAQLALVNGAVGLVWAPGGQPRVVFGFTITSGKIVAIDLVADPTRLRQLDLAVLSN; from the coding sequence ATGAACGAACATCAATGGCTGGCGGAGCAATTCGAGGCCGAGCGTCCCCACCTGCGGGCAGTGGCCTACCGGATGCTTGGCAATCTTACTGAGGCAGAGGACGCTGTGCAGGAGTCCTGGCTGCACCTCAGCCGCTCCGACACGAGCGGCGTCGAGAACCTGGGCGGATGGCTGACGACGGTAATCGCGCGGGTATGCCTTGATATGCTGCGCGCGCGCAAGGCGCGGCGTGAGGAGCCGCTCGGCGAGGACGTGCCTGAGCCGATCATGAGCCGCCAGGACGGGAGCGACCCTGAACACGAAACGCTTCTGGCCGACTCGGTTGGCCTGGCGCTGCTCGTGGTCCTGGACACCTTAGCTCCTGCCGAGCGCCTCGCGTTTGTGTTGCACGACCTCTTCGCGGTGCCCTTCGACGAGATTGCGGGAATAGTGGGACGCTCTCCGACCGCGGCCAGGCAACTCGCGAGCCGCGCACGCCGACGGATGCAGGGGGTGGAGACGGTGCAGGGCGCCGATCTCACCCGCCAGCGAGAAGTGGTCCACGCCTTCCTCGCGGCCTCGCGCAACGGGGATTTCGAGGCGCTGCTCGCGGTACTCGACCCCGACGTTGTGCTCCGCTCCGACCGCGCCGCCGTGTCCGCGGGCGCATCGCGGGAGGTCCGCGGAGCATCGGCTGTGGCCCAGCAGTTCTCCGGGCGTGCGCGGTTCGCACAACTGGCTCTGGTGAATGGAGCCGTGGGACTCGTGTGGGCGCCGGGCGGGCAGCCGCGTGTCGTCTTCGGTTTCACGATTACGAGCGGCAAAATCGTTGCTATTGACCTGGTCGCCGACCCCACGCGACTGCGCCAACTCGACCTGGCGGTCCTGAGCAACTGA
- a CDS encoding VOC family protein → MSKIHLSPYINFQGRAREAMEFYHQVLGGHLDLQTVNEQGVSKSAGAGERIMHAQLEAEGALILASDGHPDYPATVGENMAIALGGMDKDRLSTIFNDLAAGGKIKMPLTRQPWGAEVGWLTDKFGINWMVTLHQA, encoded by the coding sequence ATGAGTAAGATCCACTTGAGTCCGTATATCAATTTTCAGGGCCGCGCCCGCGAGGCTATGGAGTTTTATCACCAGGTATTGGGCGGCCATCTCGATCTGCAAACCGTAAACGAGCAGGGCGTATCCAAGTCGGCTGGCGCTGGAGAGCGCATCATGCACGCGCAGCTTGAGGCCGAGGGCGCGCTCATTCTCGCCTCGGACGGCCACCCCGACTACCCTGCCACAGTTGGCGAGAATATGGCGATTGCCCTGGGGGGCATGGACAAAGACCGGCTCAGCACCATCTTCAACGACCTGGCCGCAGGTGGCAAAATCAAGATGCCGCTGACCAGGCAGCCCTGGGGCGCTGAGGTTGGTTGGCTCACGGACAAATTCGGCATAAACTGGATGGTCACTCTCCACCAGGCGTAA
- a CDS encoding TrpB-like pyridoxal phosphate-dependent enzyme: protein MPDTKHTKYLLSEDEMPRVWYNILPDLPKPPAPVLHPGTHQPVGPGDLAPLFPMGLIMQEVSMDPVIEIPDPIREVYAQWRPSALFRARRLERALQTPARIYYKYEGWSPVGSHKLNTSVAQAWYNQQEGVKKLSTETGAGQWGSALALAGAYFGIDVEVFMVKVSYQQKPYRRNMMQAYGATVHASPTNLTDSGRKILAEDPESPGSLGIAISEAVEVAAKSGGTIKYSLGSVLNHVLLHQTVIGQEALLQMEKADDYPDVVIGCAGGGSNMSGLVFPFFGNSRKKGLKTRFMAVEPMSCPSLTKGVYAYDFGDTVGMTPLVKMHTLGHEFVPPGIHAGGLRYHGMAPVVSLLHEEGILEAKAYHQNTCFEAATLFARNEGIIAAPESSHAIRAAIDEALEAREAGQSRVILFNLSGHGHFDMSAYDKYFAGELQDYEYPTEAVAAAQQRLPVVS from the coding sequence ATGCCTGATACTAAGCACACGAAGTATCTGTTGAGTGAAGACGAGATGCCCAGGGTCTGGTATAACATTCTGCCCGATCTTCCCAAGCCTCCCGCGCCCGTCTTGCATCCAGGGACACATCAGCCGGTGGGTCCGGGTGATCTTGCTCCGCTGTTCCCTATGGGGCTGATTATGCAGGAAGTCAGCATGGACCCGGTGATCGAGATACCGGACCCGATCCGCGAGGTCTACGCTCAGTGGCGTCCCAGCGCGCTTTTCCGCGCGCGGCGGCTGGAGCGCGCCCTTCAGACTCCGGCCCGCATCTATTACAAGTATGAAGGCTGGTCGCCCGTTGGCAGCCATAAGCTCAATACCTCCGTAGCCCAGGCGTGGTATAACCAGCAGGAGGGCGTCAAAAAGCTGTCAACCGAGACGGGGGCTGGGCAATGGGGGTCGGCTCTTGCGCTGGCAGGCGCCTACTTTGGCATTGACGTTGAAGTCTTTATGGTCAAGGTTTCATACCAGCAGAAGCCGTATCGCCGTAATATGATGCAAGCCTACGGGGCGACGGTGCATGCGAGTCCCACCAACCTGACCGACTCAGGGCGCAAGATTCTGGCGGAAGACCCGGAATCGCCGGGAAGCCTGGGCATTGCCATCAGTGAAGCCGTTGAAGTGGCGGCGAAAAGCGGAGGGACGATCAAGTATTCGCTGGGCAGCGTCTTGAATCATGTTTTGCTGCATCAAACGGTTATCGGGCAAGAGGCGCTGCTCCAGATGGAAAAAGCCGACGATTATCCCGATGTGGTGATCGGCTGCGCGGGCGGCGGCAGCAATATGTCTGGCCTGGTCTTCCCCTTCTTTGGCAACTCCAGGAAGAAGGGGCTGAAGACGCGCTTCATGGCGGTGGAGCCGATGTCATGTCCAAGTCTGACGAAGGGCGTATATGCCTATGACTTTGGCGATACAGTCGGGATGACTCCCCTGGTGAAGATGCACACCCTCGGCCATGAATTTGTTCCGCCGGGCATTCACGCTGGAGGCTTGCGCTATCATGGGATGGCGCCGGTTGTCTCTTTGCTGCATGAAGAAGGGATTCTTGAGGCAAAGGCGTACCATCAGAATACCTGCTTTGAGGCTGCGACGCTGTTTGCGCGCAACGAGGGTATTATCGCTGCGCCAGAGTCAAGCCACGCGATCCGCGCCGCGATTGATGAAGCTCTGGAGGCCAGGGAAGCCGGTCAATCGCGGGTCATCCTTTTCAACCTGTCGGGACACGGCCACTTTGATATGTCTGCCTATGACAAGTATTTTGCTGGGGAGTTACAGGACTATGAATATCCCACCGAAGCGGTAGCCGCTGCCCAGCAGCGCCTGCCGGTCGTTTCATAG
- the rfbB gene encoding dTDP-glucose 4,6-dehydratase, with protein sequence MRHTLLVTGGAGFIGSNFVRYILRALPDVRVMVLDKLTYAGNLDNLIGVSADERYTFVHGDICDPALVAQTMSACDWVVNFAAETHVDRSILDAGAFIRTDVEGAFVLLEAARKQRVSRFIQISTDEVYGNAEAPDGTSRPSLETDAIKPLSPYAASKAGADRLAFSYWATYGLPVVITRCSNNYGPYQYPEKQIPLFITNALANRPLPVYGDGSNTRDWIHVDDHCSALLALLQAPPEQVLGEVFNIGTGEERSILQNARVILDQLELPESLITLVPDRLGHVRRHAVDASKLTERLGWTPTVSFAAGIVETITWYRTHEEWLRRLLTRRDGFLKQALSLGAHNP encoded by the coding sequence ATGCGACACACACTCTTAGTCACCGGCGGCGCTGGTTTCATCGGCAGCAATTTCGTCCGCTACATCTTGCGCGCGCTGCCAGACGTGCGCGTCATGGTGCTGGACAAGCTGACCTACGCGGGCAATCTGGATAACCTCATCGGCGTAAGCGCGGATGAGCGTTACACCTTTGTTCACGGCGACATATGTGATCCCGCCCTTGTCGCGCAGACCATGAGCGCCTGTGACTGGGTTGTCAATTTCGCCGCAGAAACCCACGTTGATCGCTCCATTCTGGATGCAGGCGCGTTTATCCGCACCGATGTCGAGGGCGCTTTTGTCTTGCTCGAAGCCGCCCGCAAGCAGCGCGTCTCGCGCTTCATCCAGATCAGCACCGATGAAGTCTACGGCAACGCCGAAGCGCCAGACGGAACGAGTCGCCCCTCCCTGGAAACCGACGCGATCAAGCCGCTCTCGCCTTATGCCGCCAGCAAAGCCGGGGCAGACCGCCTGGCCTTCTCCTATTGGGCCACCTATGGATTGCCAGTCGTTATTACACGCTGCTCAAATAATTACGGGCCATATCAATATCCAGAGAAACAGATCCCGCTCTTCATCACCAATGCGCTGGCAAACCGCCCGCTCCCTGTCTATGGTGACGGCAGCAACACCCGCGATTGGATTCATGTTGATGACCACTGTTCGGCTCTGCTGGCGCTCTTGCAGGCTCCGCCAGAACAGGTATTAGGCGAAGTCTTCAACATCGGCACAGGTGAGGAGCGTTCTATCCTGCAAAATGCCCGCGTGATCTTGGACCAGCTTGAGCTTCCCGAAAGCCTCATCACTCTGGTCCCTGATCGCCTGGGGCATGTGCGTCGCCACGCCGTTGACGCCAGCAAACTCACCGAGCGCCTTGGCTGGACGCCAACCGTCTCTTTTGCTGCCGGAATCGTGGAAACCATTACCTGGTATCGCACGCATGAGGAATGGTTGAGACGCCTGCTCACCCGTCGTGATGGCTTTCTGAAGCAGGCATTGTCTCTTGGGGCGCACAACCCTTGA
- a CDS encoding glucose-1-phosphate thymidylyltransferase, producing the protein MKGLILSGGKGTRLRPLTYTRAKQLLPLANKPVLFYAIEALIEAGICDIGIVVGDTHAEIEAAIGNASRWGPEISITYIYQPAPLGLAHAVKIAQPFLENQRFVMFLGDNLIGEPLTPVISHFAAPDCPYQCSILLAEVPNPQQFGVAEIDTTSGTPDPKMMRVRRLVEKPLHPPSNLALVGMYCFDPTIFQAVESIQPSARGELEITDAIQWLIDHTYQVHAQLLAGYWIDTGKMEDILDANRQILLGISPSIASSAVVSPTSVLSGAVVLQADCVIENSVVRGPAIIGERTVLRNAYIGPFTSVYHDVVVEASEIEYSILLEHSKVISVRGRIEESLIGRYAEVHTSSRKPHGHKLILGDHSRVGITSPG; encoded by the coding sequence ATGAAAGGATTGATTTTGAGCGGCGGCAAAGGGACACGTTTGCGCCCGCTCACCTATACACGCGCCAAGCAATTGCTTCCGCTGGCGAACAAGCCTGTCTTGTTCTATGCTATCGAAGCGTTGATCGAAGCTGGTATCTGCGACATTGGCATTGTCGTCGGGGATACCCACGCAGAGATCGAAGCAGCGATTGGAAACGCCTCTCGCTGGGGGCCGGAAATCTCCATCACCTATATCTATCAGCCAGCCCCGCTTGGGCTGGCGCATGCTGTGAAGATTGCGCAACCGTTCTTAGAGAACCAGCGCTTTGTAATGTTCTTAGGCGATAACCTCATCGGCGAACCGCTAACACCCGTTATCAGCCATTTTGCCGCCCCGGATTGCCCGTATCAGTGCAGCATCCTGCTGGCCGAAGTGCCTAACCCCCAACAGTTCGGCGTCGCCGAGATAGACACTACATCTGGAACACCAGACCCCAAAATGATGCGCGTGCGGCGGCTGGTGGAAAAACCGCTGCATCCTCCCAGCAATCTCGCGCTGGTGGGCATGTATTGTTTCGACCCTACTATCTTTCAAGCAGTAGAGAGCATTCAACCATCGGCGCGCGGCGAATTAGAGATCACCGACGCTATCCAATGGCTGATCGATCATACCTATCAAGTCCACGCCCAACTGCTGGCTGGCTATTGGATCGATACCGGCAAGATGGAGGATATTTTAGACGCGAATCGGCAGATACTGCTCGGCATTTCCCCTTCAATCGCCTCCAGCGCAGTAGTATCGCCGACCTCGGTCTTATCCGGCGCTGTTGTCCTCCAGGCAGACTGTGTGATAGAAAACAGCGTGGTGCGTGGCCCAGCCATTATTGGGGAGCGTACTGTTCTACGCAACGCCTACATTGGCCCATTTACCTCTGTCTATCATGATGTAGTCGTTGAAGCAAGCGAGATAGAATATAGCATTCTACTGGAGCATAGTAAGGTAATTTCGGTACGGGGGCGCATCGAAGAAAGCCTGATTGGCCGATACGCGGAGGTTCATACCTCATCAAGAAAGCCACACGGCCATAAATTGATATTAGGCGATCATAGCCGGGTAGGTATTACCTCGCCTGGGTAG